In Kitasatospora viridis, the following are encoded in one genomic region:
- a CDS encoding class I SAM-dependent methyltransferase yields the protein MNAEPSAADDLASSKERSWREAAAIDAAYKAGELDQEGWHEAVRALIEPAYLAADNPRAQSGHSGDPARWEHARRLLTRALPASGGDLLDVGCANGHLMETLTAWAAEDGIHIQPYGVDISLALAALARERCPQWASRIWHANAMGWQPPRTFAIVRTGLDYVPPQLRGAYVEHLLTQVVAPGGRLIVGVFNEERDQHLLEREVTMMGHHVGGRVTAPHRHPALLYKAFWLDISP from the coding sequence ATGAACGCCGAACCCTCGGCTGCGGATGACCTGGCTTCCAGCAAGGAACGCAGCTGGCGCGAGGCGGCAGCCATCGACGCTGCCTACAAGGCTGGCGAGCTCGACCAGGAGGGCTGGCACGAAGCCGTGCGGGCGCTGATCGAACCCGCCTACCTGGCCGCCGACAATCCCCGCGCCCAGTCGGGGCACAGCGGAGACCCGGCCCGCTGGGAACACGCCCGCAGGCTCCTGACCCGGGCCCTGCCGGCATCCGGCGGAGACCTTCTCGACGTGGGCTGCGCCAACGGCCACCTCATGGAGACGCTCACCGCCTGGGCGGCCGAGGACGGCATCCACATCCAGCCGTACGGCGTGGACATCTCCCTGGCCCTGGCCGCACTCGCCCGCGAGCGCTGCCCGCAATGGGCGAGCCGGATCTGGCACGCGAACGCGATGGGCTGGCAGCCGCCCCGTACCTTCGCCATCGTCCGCACCGGACTGGACTACGTCCCGCCCCAACTGCGCGGCGCCTACGTCGAGCACCTGCTGACCCAGGTGGTGGCACCGGGAGGCCGGCTGATCGTCGGCGTCTTCAACGAGGAACGCGACCAGCACCTGCTGGAGCGTGAAGTCACGATGATGGGTCACCACGTGGGTGGACGGGTCACCGCCCCGCATCGGCACCCTGCCTTGTTGTACAAAGCGTTCTGGCTCGATATTTCCCCCTGA
- a CDS encoding NUDIX hydrolase gives MTTIDTPAVPIRTCVAIVNRGEVCLIHRRRTNGDQFSFPGGLLNPDEEVLAALLRELKEELDLDVTALADPPALRWVQDQVNTRPGTDTLFRRLHLIHVLDAPDSIREHVAATEQDAEDTTRVVWIPLAEAADLHLYPAAGPALAALASGATVPVQLPPMHDRTYSWR, from the coding sequence GTGACCACCATCGACACTCCCGCCGTTCCGATCCGCACCTGCGTCGCCATCGTCAACCGCGGCGAGGTCTGCCTCATCCACCGCCGCCGGACCAACGGCGACCAGTTCTCCTTCCCAGGTGGACTCCTCAATCCCGACGAGGAGGTCCTGGCCGCGCTGCTGCGCGAGCTCAAGGAAGAGCTCGACCTCGACGTCACCGCGCTGGCCGACCCGCCGGCCCTGCGCTGGGTTCAGGACCAGGTCAACACCCGGCCCGGCACCGACACCCTGTTCCGGCGCCTGCACCTCATCCACGTCCTCGACGCCCCGGACTCGATCCGTGAGCACGTCGCCGCCACTGAGCAGGACGCCGAGGACACCACCCGCGTGGTCTGGATCCCGCTCGCTGAGGCCGCGGACCTGCACCTGTACCCCGCAGCCGGCCCCGCCCTCGCGGCCCTCGCGAGCGGGGCCACCGTCCCCGTCCAGCTGCCGCCCATGCATGACCGGACGTACAGCTGGCGCTGA